A single window of Acidobacteriota bacterium DNA harbors:
- a CDS encoding PQQ-like beta-propeller repeat protein, with protein MYAGTGDSGQIFVFDGVSWSNMGVAFGGTFYDLLAYNGKLYTVYDTVYAYDGVSWAVAQPSIGAISLAVYDNKLFVGTANTGLVHQFDGTTWSSVWVTSEPILTELEVHDGKLYLGTNPGGHIYAFDGSSWSLCFDSPEETVGALASFNGMLFAGTSSSGLIYLMGGTAPSSVDLYLHASGSTLFLDNLAPGGSTAKFRDSSSLNFNSGNPWKEIGTWDSVAGSIPPPATTLTELGDLKVWLGLKNSDDQGTRFDLRAEVYKNGVPIAAGETLCITGVTRNPALAKEVLVAFGTIPSVSITSTDVISVKILARIGTDGAGGLCGGHSNAVGVRMYFDSLSRPANLKATF; from the coding sequence TTGTATGCCGGGACGGGGGATAGTGGCCAGATTTTTGTCTTTGACGGCGTTTCCTGGAGCAATATGGGCGTGGCGTTTGGCGGGACGTTTTACGACTTGCTCGCTTATAACGGAAAGCTTTATACCGTCTACGATACGGTGTATGCCTATGACGGCGTGAGTTGGGCGGTGGCTCAGCCTTCAATCGGGGCAATTTCATTAGCGGTTTATGACAACAAACTGTTTGTCGGAACCGCGAATACGGGTCTGGTTCATCAATTTGACGGGACAACCTGGAGTTCCGTTTGGGTAACGTCCGAACCCATTCTCACTGAACTTGAGGTCCACGACGGTAAGCTTTACCTGGGGACCAATCCTGGTGGACATATCTATGCCTTTGATGGGTCGAGCTGGTCGCTGTGTTTTGACAGTCCTGAAGAAACAGTTGGGGCGCTGGCCAGTTTTAATGGCATGCTGTTTGCCGGAACGTCCAGTTCTGGTTTGATTTATCTGATGGGCGGAACGGCGCCATCCTCGGTTGATTTGTACCTGCACGCCAGCGGTTCGACGCTGTTTCTGGATAATCTGGCCCCAGGTGGTTCAACCGCTAAATTTCGGGATTCTTCATCACTCAATTTCAACAGTGGAAATCCCTGGAAGGAGATTGGAACCTGGGACTCGGTCGCCGGTTCGATTCCACCTCCTGCCACCACGCTCACCGAACTTGGTGACCTCAAAGTATGGCTGGGGCTCAAGAACAGTGATGATCAGGGCACCCGGTTTGATTTGCGGGCAGAAGTTTATAAAAACGGCGTTCCGATTGCTGCTGGGGAAACGCTGTGTATTACCGGAGTTACCCGAAATCCGGCGCTTGCGAAAGAAGTGCTGGTTGCTTTTGGTACAATTCCCAGTGTCAGTATTACTTCGACGGATGTCATTTCAGTGAAGATTCTGGCTCGGATTGGAACTGACGGTGCCGGGGGGCTTTGTGGAGGGCATAGCAACGCGGTTGGGGTGCGAATGTATTTTGACAGTCTGAGTCGTCCGGCTAACCTGAAGGCGACATTTTAG